The following proteins are encoded in a genomic region of Dasypus novemcinctus isolate mDasNov1 chromosome 3, mDasNov1.1.hap2, whole genome shotgun sequence:
- the PPP1R3E gene encoding LOW QUALITY PROTEIN: protein phosphatase 1 regulatory subunit 3E (The sequence of the model RefSeq protein was modified relative to this genomic sequence to represent the inferred CDS: deleted 2 bases in 2 codons) — MSRERPPRTDIPRNLSFIAALTERAYYRSQRPSLEEEPEEEPGEGATRLGARSRAHAPSRGRRARSAPAGGGGFRAPRSRSPDTRKRVRFADALGLELAAVRRFRPGELPRVPRHVQVQLQRDALRHFAPCQPRARGLQEARAALEPASEPGFAARLQAQRICLERAEAGPLGVAGSARVLDLAYEKRVSVRWTADGWRSQREAPAAYAGPAPPPPPRADRFAFRLPAPPVGGALLFALRYRVTGIEFWDNNGGRDYALRGPEHPGSGGTPEPQGWIHFI, encoded by the exons ATGTCCCGTGAGCGTCCCCCCCGCACCGACATCCCTCGCAACCTGAGCTTCATCGCCGCGCTGACCGAGCGCGCTTACTACCGCAGCCAACGGCCCAGCCTTGAGGAGGAGCCGGAGGAGGAGCCAGGAGAGGGCGCAACGCGGCTCGGGGCCCGATCCCGCGCTCACGCTCCGAGTCGGGGCCGCCGGGCCCGCTCTGCGCCTGCGGGAGGCGGGGGGTTCCGGGCGCCCCGCAGCCGTAGC CCCGACACTCGCAAGAGAGTGCGCTTTGCCGATGCCCTG GGGCTGGAGCTGGCCGCAGTGCGCCGCTTCCGCCCCGGCGAGCTACCCCGGGTGCCCCGCCACGTGCAGGTGCAGCTGCAGAGGGACGCCCTCCGTCACTTCGCGCCGTGCCAGCCCCGCGCCCGCGGCCTCCAG GAGGCGCGCGCGGCCCTGGAGCCGGCCAGCGAGCCCGGCTTCGCCGCCCGCTTGCAGGCGCAGCGTATCTGCTTGGAACGCGCCGAGGCGGGCCCGCTGGGCGTGGCCGGGAGCGCGCGCGTGCTGGACCTGGCCTACGAGAAGCGCGTGAGCGTGCGCTGGACCGCCGACGGCTGGCGTAGTCAGCGTGAGGCGCCCGCCGCCTACgccggcccggccccgcccccgccgccgcgaGCCGACCGCTTCGCCTTCCGCCTGCCGGCGCCGCCCGTTGGGGGCGCCCTGCTTTTCGCCTTGCGTTACCGTGTAACCGGAATCGAGTTCTGGGACAACAACGGCGGCCGTGACTATGCTCTACGTGGGCCCGAGCACCCAGGCAGTGGCGGAACCCCGGAGCCCCAGGGCTGGATCCACTTTATCTGA